Genomic window (Candidatus Limnocylindria bacterium):
CCGTGCGTCTCCCGGACGTCGAGCGGCTATCCGGCGCTTGTCACGGGATCAACGTGAAGCTGCAGAAGTGCGGTGGCGTCGCGGAGGCGCGCGCGATGATCGCGAGAGCGCATGAGCTTGGGATGAAGGTGATGCTCGGCTGCCGCGCGGCGGAAACGAGCGTCGGGATCGCGGCCGCCGCGCATCTCGCGCCGGCCGTGGAGTGGGCCGACCTCGACGGCAACCTCCTCATCATCGACGATCCGTTCCGTGCGGTGCCGGTCGTCCGCGGACGCTTCGTGTTCTCGGAGCGTCCCGGTCTCGGCGTGGTTCCGGCGAGTGCCACCGCGTGAGTTCCGACCACGCGAGTTCGACCACCGGCAAGATCGAAGTCGCGCTGTTCGCGGTCGGCTTCGCGATGGCCGGCCTGGTTCTTCTCGCGCTGTTGTGGTCGAGTGCCGGCGCGTACGCAGATATGGCTCGGGCAGCGGGGACCGAAAGCACGACGTTCATCGATCACACAAGTGGTGCGAACGTCGCGATGGGGTTGGGGCCTCTCGTTCAGGAGCATCGGGTCTGGTCGACGTACGTGACCGGCGGCACGGCTGATCCACCTGAGCCTGGGCGCTTCTACACCGCCGACGAGATCTCGCACATGGTCGACGTTCGGCGCGTCTTCGACGGCGCGAAGCTGCTCATCCCGGCTGGGCTCTTCGTCATGGCGATTCGGCTTCAGCGCGCGCGGGCGCGCAGCGCCGAAGCGATGTTCCGCCTCGCGCGGGACGGCGCGGTCGCGGCAGGCGTCGTCGTTGCCACCCTTGGCGTCATCGCCGCGCTCGCGTTCGAACAGGCCTTCCTGCTGTTCCACGAGGTCTTTTTTCCGCAGGGCAACTTCCTGTTCGACCCTGCGACGAGCAACCTGGTTCGGCTGTACCCGGACTGGTACTGGGAGGGCATCACATTCCGCATCGGTCTTACGTTCATCGCGGTCGCCGCCGCGGTGGTCGTCGCGGCCTCCGTGGGACTTCGCCGCGCTCGCTCCACTAGACTCGCCACCGAATGAAACGCGTTCTTCTCATCGAAGACCTGCCACAGGTCGCGCAACACCTTCAGTCGATGCTGGCCCGCGAGAAGGAAATCGAAGTGGCAGGTGTCCAAAGCCAGGCCGACGCCGCGATCGCACAGATCGCGACCGAGAAGCCGGACGTCGTCATGATCGACTCGCTGCTGCAGGGCAAGGTCACTGCCGTCGACATTGCCAAGCGCATACGCACGGCATCCCCGGGCACGCGGATCATCATGGTCACCGTTCCGCAGAAACCGCTCGATTCGAAGGACGAGGCGGCCGTCGACGCGGTCTTCGTGCTCCCGGGCGGCGCGAACGAGCTCGCGCTCGTGCTCGGCGTCGGCAAGGCGGCGCGGCCGCAGAACGGTCTGATGATCGCGGTGTACTCACCGAAGGGTGGCACGGGCAAGACGACGCTCGCCGTGAACCTCGCGGTCGTTCTACGCCGTCAGGGGAAGTCGGTCGCGCTGATGGATGGTGTGATGCAGTTCGGCGCCATCCGTCACGCGATGCAGATCCCGCCGGCGACGAGGTCGTTCGTTGACCTGCCGACCGCGGGCGCGATGAAAACGTCGCTGGCCGAGGTCCTCTGGGAGGGCCCGTCCGGTGTGCACGTGCTCCTCGCGCCGGCGAAACCCGAGGAGGTCGATCTCATCCAGGGCGGCGACATCGGCAGCGCGATGAACATGCTGGCCGAGACGCACGACTACGTCATCGTGGACACGCCTTCACGGCTCACCGAAGATGCGCTCGCGATCCTCGACACCGCGAACCTCATCCTCATGGTGGTCACGTATATGAACGCGACCGTCGCGAACTCGCGCTCGGCGATCGACACGTTCGAAGCCCTCGGCTACAAGGGCAGGAAGCCCATCCTGCTCGTCGTCAATCAGGCCGATACGCCCGGCGGGATGTCGAAGCAGGCCGTCGAGCACGCGCTCAACCTGCCGATCATCGCGGAGATCCCGACCGACTGGAAGACCGTAAGCGAGTCATTGAACAAGCAGCAGCCGTTCGTCCTCGGGTCGCCGCAGGCGCCCGTGAGCCGCGCCGTCGAAGCGCTCGCGCACGGCCTCGTCACACAGCAACGGAAGTAGAAGTCCTCGGCCCCGGGGCCCCGATCGGGGTGTTCGACTCCGGAGTCGGCGGCCTCACGGTACTGAAGGAGCTGCGCCGCCAGCTCGCCGGCGAATCCACCATCTACCTCGGCGACGAGGCACGGATGCCGTATGGTCCACGGCCCGCGGAGGAGGTCATCGCCTTCACGCGCCAGGCGATGCGCTGGTTCGCTACGCGGGATTGCAAGCTCATCGTGCTCGCGTGCAATACGGCCACCGCGCAGGCGCTCGAGGCGGTACGCGACGAGTCCGCGGTGCCGATCATCGGCGTGGTCCGACCGGGCGCGGCCGCGGCGATCGCGTCATCGCCGCGGCGATCGATCGGCGTGGTCGCGACGGTCGGAACCGTCCGCTCCGGCGCGTACGTCCGAGCGGTGCGGGATCTCGACCCGCTCTGCGACGTCATGCAGCAGGCCTGTCCAAAACTGGTCCCGATGGTCGAGGCGGGGAAGGCCGGCACGCCCGAGGCGCTGGAGGCGGTGCGCGAGTACGTCGGGCCACTCCTGAGCGAGGGCGGCGTCGTCACGCCCGTCGTCGACACGCTCTTGCTTGGCTGCACGCATTACCCGTTGCTCCGTGAGGAGTTCAGCAAGGTGGCCGGGCCGGGCGTCCGTGTCGTCGACTCCGCAACCACGACCGCGCTCGCGGTGCGCGAGGTCCTCCAGTCGCACCGGCTGCTCGCCGACGGCGCGACGCCGCGCCATCGGGTCTTCGCGACCGGGCCGGTCACGCATTTCACCGAGGTCGCCCGCACGATCTTCGGCGAGAAGCTTCCCGAGGTGGAGGCGGCGACGCTGACGTGAATCTCGTTTCGACGATCACCGGTCTGCCGTACGTCGGCAAGACGACACTCTTCAACCTGCTCACGGGCGGGCACGCCGCGACGGGCGCGTTCGCGGGCGCCGAGGGCGAGACGAACGTCGGCGTGGCGAAGGTCCCCGACCACCGGGTCGACAAGCTGGCGGCGATGTACAAGCCGAAGAAGACGACGTTCGCGGAGGTCACCTACCGGGATCTCGGTCTCGCGCCGCGCGTCGCGACCGGTGCCGCAGGTCATGCGACGCAGGCGGGACAGGGGATCAGTGCGCAGAAGCTAGGCGACCTTCGCACCTCTGACGCGCTCGTGCACGTGGTGCGTGCGTTCCGCGACGCGTCGGTGCCGCACGTCAACTCGAGCGTCGATCCGAAGCGCGACCTCGCGACCCTCGAGCTCGAGCTGCTGTTCGCCGATCACGTCGTCGTCGAACGGCGGCTGGAGCGTATAGAGCCGGAGCTGCGCTCGGCGAAGGGTCCCGAGCGCGAGCAGAAGGAGCGCGAGCGCGCCGTCTTGCAGAAGGCGATGGCCGCTCTGGATGCGGAGACGCCGCTGCGCGATGTCGGGCTCGATGAGGAAGAGCGCAAGGAAGTGCGTGGGTACCGCTTCCTGACGCTCCTCCCGCAGCTCGTCGTCGCGAATCTCGACGAGGGCGACGTCGCCGATCCCGACGCCGTGCTCGGGCCGCTGCGCGAGGCCGCCGCGAAGCATCGCGCGATGTCCGTGGTCGGCGTGTGCGCGAAGCTGGAGGCGGAGATCGCGCAGCTCGAGCCCGGCGAGGCGGCCGCGTTCCGCGCGGACCTCGGCCTACACGAGCCCGCGCTCGATCGCGTCATCCATGCGACGTACGAGCTGCTCGGTCTCATCTCGTTCTTCACGGTGGGCGAGGACGAGGTCCGCGCGTGGACGATCCCCGCACGACTTCCCGCGCAGCAGGCTGCGGGCGCGATCCACTCTGACCTCGAGCGCGGGTTCATCCGTGCCGAAGTGATCGGCTGGGAAGACCTGCTCAAGGCCGGCTCCGAGGCGAACGCGAAGAAGCAGGGGATCATGCGAACCGAGGGGAAGACCTACACGGTCAAGGACGGGGACGTGATCCACGTGCTGTTCAACGTTTGATGTGAGCGCGGACTTTCTCGCGATGGTTGTTTGATGTGAGCGCGTGAGCGCGGACCTCCTCGCTATCGGTCACGTTGCGCGGGACGAGTTCGAGGGCGAGCCGACCTGGCGGCTCGGCGGCACGGCGCTCTACGCGGCGGCGACGGCGGCGCGTCTCGGAACGCGCACGGCGCTCGTAACGCGCGTCGGTCCGATCGAAAAGCCCGCGCTCGAGGAGCGCTGCGCGCAGCTGGGGATCACGCTGCACGAGCTCCCATCGTCCGCGACGACGACGTTCGGGTTCCGCTACGTCGAGGGCAAACGGTTCATGCGCCTCACCGCACGCGCGAAGGGGATCGGGCCAGCGGATGTTCCGGCTAACTGGCGCGGTGCGCGCGCTGTCGTGCTCGGCTCCGTCGCGCACGAACTCGACCGCTCGCTGTTCGGGACGACGTCGCCACGCGCGACGGTGCTCGTCGCCCAGGGTTATTTGCGCGAGTGGTCCGCGAACGGCGCGATCAATCCGCGCCCGTGGGACGACGCCGACGAGATCGTGCCGCTCGTCTCCGCGGTCGTGCTCAGTGAGGACGACGTCGCCGGCGACCTCACCACGCCGCGTCGGTGGGCACGGAACGGCCGGGTCTATGTGACGCTCGCGGAACGCGGCGTGCTCGTGCTGGACCGCGGCTCCGAGACGACGGTCGCCGGCTATCCCGCCGAGCGTGTCGTGGACCCGACCGGCGCCGGTGACGCATTCGCCGCGGGGCTCGCGATCGCGCTTGCGGACGGTCGCCCGCCAGAGGACTGCGCGCGCTTCGCGAACGCGGTCGCGTCGTTCGCGGTGGAGGGTGTCGGGATGGAGACCCTCGCCGATCGCGCGCGTGTCGATGCCCGGATGCGCTAGGCGGCCTGGTCCCGGAGGGCGATGTCCTGGATCTTGACCCGCGCCACCTTCGGGACGTAACCGAGCTCGAGACGCCGTGAGGCCTGTGACAGCGCGAAGCAGATCACGAAGTAGATCGTCGCGACGATGGCCAGCACCTCGACAGGATTGAAGAACTGCGTGTAGATCGTCCGCCCCTGGCGCAGGAGCTCGAAGATCCCGATCGTCCCCACGAGCGAGGTGTCCTTTATCACCGTGGTGAGCTGAGCCATCATCGCCGGGACCATCAGGCGCAGCGCCTGCGGCAGGATCACCGATCGCATCGTTTCGGCGTGAGACAGTCCGAGCGCGCGAGCGGCCTCGGTCTGTCCCCGCGGAAGGCTCACGATGCCGGCGCGGATGATCTCAGCGAGGACGGCGCTCGTGTACATGGAAAGACCCAGCACGCCGGCCCAGAAGCGCGGCAGCTCGAAGTCGGCGCCGAAGATCGGGCGGAAGAGCGCCGATCCCTTGATGCCGAAGTAGACGATGAGGAGCAGCACCGGCAGTGCGCGCACGGCCTCGATGTAGAAGATCGACGGCCAGCGGATCCAGCGCCGCCGCGAGAGGCGGCCCAGCGCGAGGAGGAGGCCGACCACGAACGACAGCGCCACGGAGACGAGCGCGAGGTAGATCGTCTCTCGCAGGCCCTCGAAGAAGAATCCCCAGATCGCTGGGTCGAGGAACATCGGCCACGTGTCCGGACGCATCAGCGAGCCACCAG
Coding sequences:
- a CDS encoding DUF1461 domain-containing protein; translated protein: MSSDHASSTTGKIEVALFAVGFAMAGLVLLALLWSSAGAYADMARAAGTESTTFIDHTSGANVAMGLGPLVQEHRVWSTYVTGGTADPPEPGRFYTADEISHMVDVRRVFDGAKLLIPAGLFVMAIRLQRARARSAEAMFRLARDGAVAAGVVVATLGVIAALAFEQAFLLFHEVFFPQGNFLFDPATSNLVRLYPDWYWEGITFRIGLTFIAVAAAVVVAASVGLRRARSTRLATE
- a CDS encoding P-loop NTPase encodes the protein MKRVLLIEDLPQVAQHLQSMLAREKEIEVAGVQSQADAAIAQIATEKPDVVMIDSLLQGKVTAVDIAKRIRTASPGTRIIMVTVPQKPLDSKDEAAVDAVFVLPGGANELALVLGVGKAARPQNGLMIAVYSPKGGTGKTTLAVNLAVVLRRQGKSVALMDGVMQFGAIRHAMQIPPATRSFVDLPTAGAMKTSLAEVLWEGPSGVHVLLAPAKPEEVDLIQGGDIGSAMNMLAETHDYVIVDTPSRLTEDALAILDTANLILMVVTYMNATVANSRSAIDTFEALGYKGRKPILLVVNQADTPGGMSKQAVEHALNLPIIAEIPTDWKTVSESLNKQQPFVLGSPQAPVSRAVEALAHGLVTQQRK
- the murI gene encoding glutamate racemase, with amino-acid sequence MFDSGVGGLTVLKELRRQLAGESTIYLGDEARMPYGPRPAEEVIAFTRQAMRWFATRDCKLIVLACNTATAQALEAVRDESAVPIIGVVRPGAAAAIASSPRRSIGVVATVGTVRSGAYVRAVRDLDPLCDVMQQACPKLVPMVEAGKAGTPEALEAVREYVGPLLSEGGVVTPVVDTLLLGCTHYPLLREEFSKVAGPGVRVVDSATTTALAVREVLQSHRLLADGATPRHRVFATGPVTHFTEVARTIFGEKLPEVEAATLT
- the ychF gene encoding redox-regulated ATPase YchF produces the protein MNLVSTITGLPYVGKTTLFNLLTGGHAATGAFAGAEGETNVGVAKVPDHRVDKLAAMYKPKKTTFAEVTYRDLGLAPRVATGAAGHATQAGQGISAQKLGDLRTSDALVHVVRAFRDASVPHVNSSVDPKRDLATLELELLFADHVVVERRLERIEPELRSAKGPEREQKERERAVLQKAMAALDAETPLRDVGLDEEERKEVRGYRFLTLLPQLVVANLDEGDVADPDAVLGPLREAAAKHRAMSVVGVCAKLEAEIAQLEPGEAAAFRADLGLHEPALDRVIHATYELLGLISFFTVGEDEVRAWTIPARLPAQQAAGAIHSDLERGFIRAEVIGWEDLLKAGSEANAKKQGIMRTEGKTYTVKDGDVIHVLFNV
- a CDS encoding PfkB family carbohydrate kinase; the protein is MSADLLAIGHVARDEFEGEPTWRLGGTALYAAATAARLGTRTALVTRVGPIEKPALEERCAQLGITLHELPSSATTTFGFRYVEGKRFMRLTARAKGIGPADVPANWRGARAVVLGSVAHELDRSLFGTTSPRATVLVAQGYLREWSANGAINPRPWDDADEIVPLVSAVVLSEDDVAGDLTTPRRWARNGRVYVTLAERGVLVLDRGSETTVAGYPAERVVDPTGAGDAFAAGLAIALADGRPPEDCARFANAVASFAVEGVGMETLADRARVDARMR
- a CDS encoding amino acid ABC transporter permease produces the protein MRPDTWPMFLDPAIWGFFFEGLRETIYLALVSVALSFVVGLLLALGRLSRRRWIRWPSIFYIEAVRALPVLLLIVYFGIKGSALFRPIFGADFELPRFWAGVLGLSMYTSAVLAEIIRAGIVSLPRGQTEAARALGLSHAETMRSVILPQALRLMVPAMMAQLTTVIKDTSLVGTIGIFELLRQGRTIYTQFFNPVEVLAIVATIYFVICFALSQASRRLELGYVPKVARVKIQDIALRDQAA